A portion of the Physeter macrocephalus isolate SW-GA chromosome 15, ASM283717v5, whole genome shotgun sequence genome contains these proteins:
- the LOC129392836 gene encoding DNA repair-scaffolding protein-like, with protein sequence PNHRGAFSCGDCSRVVASPLLRRHLQVFLDCPSRPQCTVRVKLLQHSISSLLRFAACEDGSYEVRSVLGKQVGPITCFVRSITTLPASCVGLEEVELLSEGGASSAHRRPPQDP encoded by the exons CCAAACCACAGGGGCGCCTTCTCCTGTGGGGACTGCTCCCGCGTGGTCGCCTCTCCCCTCCTCAGAAGGCACCTGCAGGTCTTCCTGGACTGCCCCTCGCGACCCCAGTGCACAGTGAGGGTCAAG CTGCTGCAACACAGTATCTCTTCGCTCCTGAGGTTTGCCGCCTGCGAGGACGGG AGTTACGAGGTGAGGAGTGTCCTCGGAAAGCAGGTGGGGCCGATAACCTGTTTCGTCCGGTCCATCACCACCCTCCCGGCCAGCTGCGTGGGACTGGAGGAGGTGGAACTCCTGAGCGAGGGGGGAGCGTCTTCAGCACACCGGCGGCCGCCGCAGGATCCGTGA
- the CEBPD gene encoding CCAAT/enhancer-binding protein delta, whose translation MSAALFSLDGPARGAPWTAEPAAFYEPGRAGKLGRGAEPAAPAMYDDESAIDFSAYIDSMAAVPTLELCHDELFADLFNSNHKAGALELLPGGPARPAGPGPAPRPLKREPDWGDGDAPGSLLPAQVAACAQTVVSLAAAAQPTPPASPEPPRRSPAPPAPGAARDKAAGKRGPDRGSPEYRQRRERNNIAVRKSRDKAKRRNQEMQQKLVELSAENEKLQQRVEQLTRDLAGLRRFFKQLPGAPFLPGAGAADAR comes from the coding sequence ATGAGCGCCGCGCTCTTCAGCCTGGACGGCCCGGCGCGCGGCGCGCCCTGGACTGCGGAGCCCGCCGCCTTCTACGAGCCCGGCCGCGCGGGGAAGCTGGGTCGCGGAGCCGAGCCGGCCGCGCCCGCCATGTACGACGACGAGAGCGCTATCGACTTCAGCGCCTACATCGACTCCATGGCCGCCGTGCCCACCCTGGAGCTGTGCCACGACGAGCTCTTCGCCGACCTCTTCAACAGCAACCACAAGGCGGGCGCCCTGGAGCTGCTGCCCGGGGGCCCCGCGCGCCCCGCGGGCCCCGGCCCCGCGCCGCGACCGCTCAAGCGCGAGCCCGACTGGGGCGACGGCGACGCGCCCGGCTCGCTGCTGCCCGCGCAGGTGGCCGCGTGCGCGCAGACGGTGGTGAGCCTGGCGGCCGCCGCGCAGCCCACGCCGCCCGCGTCGCCCGAGCCGCCGCGCCGCAGCCCCGCGCCCCCAGCTCCCGGGGCGGCGCGCGACAAGGCAGCGGGCAAGCGGGGCCCGGACCGCGGCAGCCCCGAGTACCGGCAGCGGCGGGAGCGCAACAACATCGCCGTGCGCAAGAGCCGCGACAAGGCCAAGCGGCGCAACCAGGAGATGCAGCAGAAGCTGGTGGAGCTTTCGGCCGAGAACGAGAAGCTCCAGCAGCGCGTGGAGCAGCTCACGCGGGACCTGGCCGGCCTGCGGCGCTTCTTCAAGCAGCTGCCCGGCGCGCCCTTTTTGCCCGGCGCGGGGGCGGCGGACGCGCGGTGA